Proteins encoded in a region of the Podospora pseudopauciseta strain CBS 411.78 chromosome 6, whole genome shotgun sequence genome:
- a CDS encoding hypothetical protein (COG:S; EggNog:ENOG503P2SA), which translates to MQHHHHHHHHHHHHQPHLLTTHYSSTKTKLDPYLTHHLLSSFSSRQEEATPAANMTELAFAQSFLSMLGGIQSKITHDHVEDPRRYTITTPYTLPHHPTLPKKFTRRTCATKAPPESITVTAVSPRNPPLSITLPSPLPVSTTSVLDIKNAISLQTGVPVQKIKLLHQKKPAQDSKTLRDVLAGEGKEQLELGLMIIGGAASVPEQKPPKQEDEMEVDSKEAEPQQQQQQQQQQQQPVAAPGQQSGREVLDTEEFWADLKGFLEQRVRDEGVAKEAVERFRLAWRS; encoded by the exons atgcagcaccaccaccaccaccaccaccaccatcatcatcaccaacctcacctaCTCACTACTCACTATTcctcaacaaaaacaaaactgGATCCCTatctcacccaccacctcctgtcttctttttcctctagacaagaagaagcaacaCCAGCCGCGAACATGACCGAGCTAGCCTTCGCCCAATCCTTTTTGTCAATGCTGGGGGGTATCCAGTCCAAGATAACCCACGACCACGTTGAGGATCCGCGTCGATATACAATCACCACTCCT TAcaccctccctcaccaccccacccTGCCCAAGAAATTCACCCGCCGTACTTGCGCCACGAAGGCGCCCCCCGAATCTATCACCGTAACCGCCGTTTCCCCTCGCAATCCACCCCTATCCAttaccctcccctccccccttccagTCAGCACGACCTCAGTCCTGGATATCAAAAACGCGATCTCCCTCCAAACGGGTGTCCCAGTCCAAAAGATAAAGTTGCTGCACCAGAAGAAACCTGCTCAGGACTCCAAAACGTTGAGGGATGTCCtagcgggggaggggaaagaaCAACTGGAGCTGGGGTTGATGATCATTGGGGGCGCGGCGTCGGTGCCGGAACAGAAGCCGCCAAAACAGGAGGACGAAATGGAGGTGGACAGTAAGGAAGCGGaaccgcaacaacaacaacaacaacaacaacaacaacaacaacctgttGCGGCGCCCGGACAGCAAAGTGGACGGGAGGTGTTGGATACCGAAGAGTTTTGGGCTGATTTGAAGGGGTTTTTGGAGCAGAGGGTTAGGGATGAGGGTGTGGCCAaagaggcggtggagaggtttAGATTGGCTTGGAGGTcgtga
- the COF1 gene encoding cofilin (COG:Z; EggNog:ENOG503P2XC), with product MASNSATVNEECITAYNDLKLNKKYKYVIFKLSDDNKEIVVDSTSESGPEYDDFREKLINAKTKSKTGAVGKGPRYAVYDFEYNLASGEGVRNKITFIAWSPDDAGIMAKMVYASSKEALKRALPGIATEVQANDADDIEYDSLVKTVSKGTAA from the exons ATG GCATCAAACAGCGCCACCGTCAACGAGGAGTGCATAACCGCCTACAACGacctcaagctcaacaagaaGTACAAGTACGTCATCTTCAAGCTCTCGGACGACAACAAGGAGATTGTCGTCGACAGCACCTCGGAGAGCGGCCCTGAGTACGACGACTTTCGCGAGAAGCTCATCAACGCCAAGACGAAGAGCAAGACC GGCGCCGTAGGCAAGGGTCCCCGCTACGCTGTCTACGACTTTGAGTATAATCTCGCTTCTGGGGAGGGTGTCCG GAACAAGATCACCTTCATCGCTTGGTCCCCTGATGATGCCGGTATCATG GCCAAGATGGTCTACGCCTCCTCCAAGGAGGCCCTCAAGCGCGCCCTCCCCGGCATCGCCACCGAGGTCCAGGCCAACGACGCCGACGACATCGAGTACGATTCGCTCGTCAAGACGGTGAGCAAGGGGACTGCTGCttaa
- the HSP60 gene encoding chaperonin (EggNog:ENOG503NY3W; COG:O; BUSCO:EOG09261J0P), which translates to MQRALTRASVSSPLKAARVRSTQQLRFAHKELKFGVEGRAALLQGVETLAKAVATTLGPKGRNVLIESSFGSPKITKDGVTVARAISLKDKFENLGAKLLAEVASKTNEVAGDGTTTATVLARAIFAETVKNVAAGCNPMDLRRGIQAAVDNVVEYLQKHSRDITTSEEIAQVATISANGDEHIGKLIANAMEKVGKEGVITVKEGKTLLDELEVTEGMRFDRGFVSPYFITDAKAQKVEFEKPLILLSEQKISSAMDIIPALEISNKLRRPLVIIAEDFEGEALAVCILNKLRGQLEVAAVKAPGFGDNRKSILGDLAVLTNATVFSTELDVKLDKLTPDMLGSTGSITITKEDTILLNGDGSKDSIAQRCEQIRGVMADPTTSEYEKEKLQERLAKLSGGVAVIKVGGSSEVEVGEKKDRFVDALNATRAAVEEGILPGGGTALIKASINALKDLKPANFDQQLGVSIVRNAITRPARTIVENAGLEGSVIIGKLQDEYVNDFNKGFNSAKGEYVDMISAGILDPLKVVRTGLIDASGVASLLGTTEVAIVEAEDKTPPPMGGGMGGMGGMGGMM; encoded by the exons ATGCAGCGCGCACTCACGAGAGCGTCGGTCTCTTCCCCGCTCAAGGCCGCCCGCGTCCGTTCCACACAGCAGCTCCGCTTCGCTCACAAGGAGCTCAAGTTCGGTGTTGAGGGCCGCGCCGCTCTCCTTCAGGGTGTCGAGACCCTCGCAAAGGCCGTTGCTACCACCCTCGGTCCCAAGGGTCGCAATGTCCTCATCGAGTCCAGCTTCGGCTCCCCCAAGATCACCAAGG ACGGTGTAACGGTCGCCcgcgccatctccctcaagGACAAGTTCGAGAACCTCGGTGCCAAGCTCCTCGCCGAGGTCGCCTCCAAGACCAACGAGGTCGCCGGTGACGGtaccaccactgccaccgTCCTCGCCCGCGCCATCTTCGCCGAGACGGTCAAGAATGTCGCTGCCGGCTGCAACCCCATGGATCTCCGCCGCGGTATCCAGGCTGCCGTCGACAACGTCGTCGAGTACCTCCAGAAGCACAGCCgcgacatcaccacctctgAGGAGATTGCCCAGGTCGCCACCATCTCGGCCAATGGCGACGAGCACATTGGCAAGCTGATTGCCAACGCCATGGAGAAGGTCGGCAAGGAGGGTGTCATCACTgtcaaggagggcaagaCTCTCCTCGATGAGCTCGAGGTCACCGAGGGCATGCGCTTCGACCGCGGCTTCGTTTCCCCCTACTTCATCACCGACGCCAAGGCTCAGAAGGTCGAGTTCGAGAAGCCCCTGATCCTCCTCTCTGAGCAAAAgatctcctccgccatggACATCATCCCCGCTCTCGAGATCTCCAACAAGCTCCGCCGTCCTctcgtcatcatcgccgAGGACTTTGAGGGCGAGGCTCTTGCCGTCTGCATTCTCAACAAGCTCCGTGGCCAGCTCGAGGTTGCCGCCGTCAAGGCCCCCGGCTTCGGTGACAACCGCAAGTCCATCCTCGGCGATCTTGCTGTCCTCACCAACGCCACCGTCTTCAGCACCGAGCTCGATGTCAAGCTTGACAAGCTCACCCCTGACATGCTCGGCTCTACCGgctccatcaccatcacgaAGGAggacaccatcctcctcaacggggACGGCAGCAAGGACTCGATTGCTCAGCGCTGCGAGCAGATCCGTGGTGTCATGGCCgaccccaccacctccgagtacgagaaggagaagctccAGGAGCGCCTCGCCAAGCTCTCTGGCGGTGTTGCCGTCATCAAGGTCGGTGGCTCCTCCGAGGTAGAGGTtggcgagaagaaggaccGCTTCGTGGATGCGCTCAACGCCACCCGCGCTGCCGTTGAGGAGGGCATCCTCCCGGGCGGTGGTACTGCCCTCATCAAGGCCTCCATCAACGCTCTCAAGGACCTCAAGCCCGCCAACTTTGACCAGCAGCTTGGTGTGAGCATCGTCAGAAACGCCATTACCCGCCCTGCCAGAACCATTGTTGAGAACGCCGGTCTTGAGGGCTCTGTCATCATCGGCAAGCTCCAGGACGAGTATGTCAATGACTTCAACAAGGGCTTCAACAGCGCCAAGGGCGAGTACGTTGACATGATCTCTGCTGGTATCCTTGATCCCCTCAAGGTTGTCCGCACTGGTCTTATTGATGCCTCTGGTGTTGCCTCTCTGCTTGGCACCACCGAGGTGGCGAttgtcgaggccgaggacaAGACGCCTCCTCCCATGGGCGGTGGTATGGGCGGCATGGGCGGCATGGGCGGCATGATGTAA